GGCTGAATCGATGCTTAGGTTGATGGAAGCGCTCGAAGACCACGACGATGTACAAAATGTCCACGCCAATTTTGACATTGATACAAATGTCATGGAGAAATTGGCTTCATAAAAACCAAAAATGAAAAATCAAAAATTAAAAACACACATTAAAAACAAAAAACTTTTTATTTTTAGTATGTGTTTTTAATTTTTGATTTTTCATTTTTAATATTTCTTTTATGATCATTCTTGGTATCGATCCTGGAACTTATTATACTGGCTACGGATTCGTCGAAAAAAATGGGGGAAGCACAAAACATATCGATAACGGACTGATTGCACCGGCAAAGGGTTTGGCCCTCCCGGAGCGTCTCAAATTTTTTTTCGAAGAAATTGGACGCTTGATAGAAAAGTTTTCCCCAAAAGAAATCGCACTTGAAGATGTTTTTGTGGCAAAAAATGCGCGATCGTCGCTGAAACTGGGGCATGCAAGAGGAGTGGCCATGCTGGCGGCGGCATGCAAAAATATTCCGGTGTTTGAATATTCACCGGCAGAGGTAAAGCAAGCGGTTAGCGGATTTGGTCAGGCAACAAAAGAGCAAATGCAAAAAATGATCTGTCTTCATTTAAAATTAAAAGAGGTGGCACAGGAAGATGCCACCGATGCACTGGCAGTGGCCCTGTGTCACAGCCAGACTAAAAGATTTTGATTTTTGCATTTTGATTTTTATATGATCGCTCACCTCAAAGGAGTCATTCATTCAAAATCCACCAACCAAGTTGTGGTTGAGGTGAACGGTGTCGGCTATCAAATTTTTGTTTCTCTCAACACTTTCTATGAACTTCCACCGGAAGGTTTCGAAATTTCTCTGTATATTTACAGCCACATTCGCGAAGACCAATTCACCCTTTTTGGTTTTTTAAATATTGATGAGAAAAATCTTTTCCAACAATTACTGAAAGTCACCGGCATCGGTCCTAAACTGGCGCTGACTCTTCTTTCGGGACTCTCCGCCCATGAAATCGGCACTGCCATTGCCAATGGAGATGTGATGAAGCTCAAGGCCATTCCGGGCATCGGCCAAAAAACCGCGGAGCGAATCATTCTGGATCTCAAAGGAAAAATTATTCCGGGCACCCCTGCCCTCAAACGCACAAATGCTAGTGAAACGTATGATGAAGCCTTGTCAGCCCTCACCCATTTGGGCTACACTGCCCAGCAAGCCGAGAAGGCACTGGAAAAAATCGAGTGGAACGCCGGTGTTCCTCTGAAAGAAGCGATCAAACAGGGGTTGAAAAATCTGGCAAAATAGATTCCCACGGGAATCTACCGAGTGAGCAAAGCGAACGTGAGGGGGAGGCTCCAATGGCTTTGCCATTGGAGGGGGCGACGCAAGCCCCTACAAATAGAAGGGACGATGGAAGAAAATATTTTTGACAAAGAACCTTTCGCTGAAGAAGATCAGTTGGAAATCACACTGCGTCCCAAACGTTTTTCTGAATTTGTCGGTCAGGAAGATATCAAAGAAAAATTGAAAATTTTTGTCACCGCCGCGAAACAGCGCGAAGAAGCTCTCGATCACGTTCTTTTTTCGGGACCGCCGGGACTTGGCAAAACCAGTCTTTCTCACATTATCGCCGCAGAACTTGGCGTGAAAATAACCGTCACGTCGGGACCCGCACTGGAGCGGCCCGGTGATGTTGCCGCCATTCTTACCAATTTAAATGAGCGCGATGTTTTATTTATCGACGAAATCCACCGTCTCCCGCGCATTGTGGAGGAAATTCTCTACCCTGCGATGGAAGATTTTCGTCTCGACATCATTGTCGGTCAGGGTCCCTCTGCAAAAAATATCCAGATTGATCTTCCCAAATTTACATTGGTAGGCGCCACCACACGCACCGGACTCATCACCTCTCCATTGCGCGATCGCTTTGGTATTGCGGTCCGTCTTGATTTTTATCCCGCAGAAGAACTGGAGCAGATCATCGGCCGGGCCGCGAAATTGTTTGGCGTCACCATTGATAGAGAAGCCTCTTTGGAATTGGGAAAGCGCTCACGCGGAACACCCCGCATTGCCAATCGTCTTTTGAAAAGAGTCCGCGATGTAGCGCAAGTTCGCGGTTCCGATAAAATCGATCTCGCAGTCACACGCACCGCTTTGAAAATGTTGGATGTTGATGAAAGAGGTTTCGATACAATGGACCGGAAAATTTTGAAGACAATCATCGAAAAATTTGAGGGAGGGCCTGTCGGTGTGGAAACGCTCTCTTCCGCTTTGAGCGAAGAAAAAGACACCCTTGAAGATGTGTACGAACCTTATCTCATTCAATGTGGTTTCTTGAATCGCACACCGCGCGGACGTATTGCAACATCATTGGCTTACACTCATTTTGGAATAACACCCAAAAATATTTCGCAGGAAGAATTGTTCTAATGTTTTCAAGAATCAGAACCATCCCTCCTTTTTTTTTGCAGATTGTTCGCTCTCTTCCTCTAAGAAGCTGGCTCGTTATTTTCGGTGCCGGACTTTTCCTGTGGTTCTGGATTTTTGGACACAATGGTCTGGTGGACTTGGAACATCTAATTCGCTTACAAAGAAACTACACCCAACAGAAACAATCTCTTGCCGAAGAAAAAGAACAACTGGAACAGGACCTCAAAAACATGGAAAACCCCCGCTACCTTAAACATCTCATCCACCAAGAATTGGGTTATGTCGAATCCGACGAAGTGGTGATTCAGTTTCAGGAAAAGAAATAGGGCACCTCTAAAAACCTATGAAAACCACAATTTGTCATTCCTCGCTGTGCTCCGAATCTACTTTGTTATCAAGCAGATTCTTCGCGGAGTTTATCCTGAGCCCGAACAGATTCTTCGCGGAGTTTATCCTGAGCCCGAACAGATTCTTCGCTTCGCTCAAAATGACAAAGCGAAGGGCTCAGAATGACAAAGCGAAGGGCTCAGAATGACAATAATGGCGAAGGGTTCAGGATGACAAGCGGGGTTTTTAGAGGCGCCCTAGATAGTCTAAACCTCGCGGCGTTCTTCGAAGGCTTTGCAGAGGGTGGAGGCGTCCAGATATTCAAGTTCGCCACCCACGGGAATTCCTGTGGCGAGACGAGTGAGGCGAACGCCCAGTGGTTTAAGAAGTTTGGTGAGATAGAGGGCTGTCGCATCCCCTTCCACATTGGCGTTGGTGGCGAGAATAATTTCTTTGGGTTGGGTGTCTTGAAGACGGACTAATAATTCCTTTATTTTCAATTCGTTAGGGCCTATCCCTTCAAGTGGCGATAACACTCCATGTAATACGTGATAGTTTCCTCTGAAACTCCCTGTTTTTTCGAGGGCAACCACATCGGAAGGTTCCGCCACCACACAAATCTGATGTTTTTTCCGGCGGTGATCGGAGCAAACACGGCACGGGTCTTGTTCGGTCACATTATTACAGAGAGAGCAGAGTCTTGCCTTATCGTGCAACTCGCGCAAGGCATCGCTTAAATCTTTGGTGACTTGTTTGGGGGCTCGGAGCAGGAAAAAAGTCAGGCGGGTAGCAGTCTTTTCCCCCACCCCGGGCAATTTTCCAAGCGCATGAATCAATTTATCTATAGGACCGGGTGACATATATTAGAAATTGTTTGATTAAAAATTTGCAATTCTGGAATTTCTGCGCCGTTTCACATTTCCGGTTTTGTCATCCCCGCGAAGGCGGGGATCCAGTCTTGTTCATCTTTATTGGATTCCTGCTCCCTGCCTACTGCCTGCAGGGACAAGCTTCGCAGGAATGACATAGTAAAATGAATCATTTAACCAAACCACCTTTTAATCAATATCTGTTTTTATCTCTTCTACTACAGCACCGAAGATGTTGGTTGCTTCGCGGACGGCTTCGTGTTTCAGGGCTTGCTCTCGCAAAATTTTTGTCTGTGATTTGGAATTGTCACTCTCTGCGGAAACGACTTTCTCGTTGAAAATAATTTGCAATGAAAGTGGTCTTCCAAAAAATTTTGTCAAGGTGTCCTGCAATTGGCGTTTGCGATCTTCTTCTTGTAACATTTCTCCATAAACAGAAGCTTTTTCGAATTGGATTGTTACCGATTTTTCTTCGAGATTCACCATTCGGCCGTGGCTCAAAATAGAAGACAACTGCGGCTTTTCTTTTTGCACCCATTTTTCAAAATCGCTCCATTTGGCTGTTGTAGGCACCGTTACAGGCGTTGCCGCCACTGTTTTAGTTACAGGCATCGGTGCACCTTGTAATTTTTCCAGTCGTTCTAGAATAGCATTCAGTGGAACAATCTGTGCCACTTGAGTCATTCGAATCAACAACACCTCGAAAACCATTTTGGGGAAAGCCGCACGGGCAATATCTTCCGCCCCGCGATAGGCAATTGAAAAAAGTTGATCAAGCTCTGAAGCCTCGCCCAACCCGCTTAACGTTTGCAATGTGGCTAGCTCTTCTTTGGGAAGATCGAGCCACACTGGAGCACTTCCCAAAGAGCGGATCAGCAAAAGATTACGAAAAGCATTCAAAATATCCTGCGCGAGACGATTCAGGTCACTTCCACTCTGATAAAACTCATTGAGACGATTCAAAGCACCCTGACGATCTTTTTCCAAAATTGATTTGAGAAGATCCCAAAGTTGCGCGCGATCCAAAAAGCCGAACATTTTTTTTAGATCGTCGTAGCGAACTTCACTGCCGGCAAAAGCAATCGCCTGATCCAGCAAACTCTGCGCATCACGCAAACTTCCCTGAGCCTCATGCGCGATGAGATGGAAGGCGTCTTCTTGACTCCGCAAATCCTCCGGATTTGCTTCGCGGCCCGGCAAAGCCGGGCCTTGACCTTCAAAGACGGCCTTTTCCAGTTTGGCCAATTTTTTGAGCGAGGC
The nucleotide sequence above comes from Deltaproteobacteria bacterium. Encoded proteins:
- a CDS encoding septum formation initiator family protein; translated protein: MFSRIRTIPPFFLQIVRSLPLRSWLVIFGAGLFLWFWIFGHNGLVDLEHLIRLQRNYTQQKQSLAEEKEQLEQDLKNMENPRYLKHLIHQELGYVESDEVVIQFQEKK
- the dnaX gene encoding DNA polymerase III subunit gamma/tau; translation: MSYQVLARKYRPQLFGEVVGQMHVTQTLQNALASNRIHHAYLFTGARGIGKTTVARILAKALNCEKGVGGQDPALPGREANSQSLRSISQDPALPCREANSQSLRSLMEPCDQCPNCLDIIQGKSLDVHEIDGASNTSVEDVREIREQVKYLPAKGRYKIYIIDEVHMLSTSAFNALLKTLEEPPPHVIFIFATTEVHKIPATILSRCQRYDFRRIPIPELVASLKKLAKLEKAVFEGQGPALPGREANPEDLRSQEDAFHLIAHEAQGSLRDAQSLLDQAIAFAGSEVRYDDLKKMFGFLDRAQLWDLLKSILEKDRQGALNRLNEFYQSGSDLNRLAQDILNAFRNLLLIRSLGSAPVWLDLPKEELATLQTLSGLGEASELDQLFSIAYRGAEDIARAAFPKMVFEVLLIRMTQVAQIVPLNAILERLEKLQGAPMPVTKTVAATPVTVPTTAKWSDFEKWVQKEKPQLSSILSHGRMVNLEEKSVTIQFEKASVYGEMLQEEDRKRQLQDTLTKFFGRPLSLQIIFNEKVVSAESDNSKSQTKILREQALKHEAVREATNIFGAVVEEIKTDID
- the ruvC gene encoding crossover junction endodeoxyribonuclease RuvC encodes the protein MIILGIDPGTYYTGYGFVEKNGGSTKHIDNGLIAPAKGLALPERLKFFFEEIGRLIEKFSPKEIALEDVFVAKNARSSLKLGHARGVAMLAAACKNIPVFEYSPAEVKQAVSGFGQATKEQMQKMICLHLKLKEVAQEDATDALAVALCHSQTKRF
- the ruvA gene encoding Holliday junction branch migration protein RuvA — protein: MIAHLKGVIHSKSTNQVVVEVNGVGYQIFVSLNTFYELPPEGFEISLYIYSHIREDQFTLFGFLNIDEKNLFQQLLKVTGIGPKLALTLLSGLSAHEIGTAIANGDVMKLKAIPGIGQKTAERIILDLKGKIIPGTPALKRTNASETYDEALSALTHLGYTAQQAEKALEKIEWNAGVPLKEAIKQGLKNLAK
- the ruvB gene encoding Holliday junction branch migration DNA helicase RuvB, which translates into the protein MEENIFDKEPFAEEDQLEITLRPKRFSEFVGQEDIKEKLKIFVTAAKQREEALDHVLFSGPPGLGKTSLSHIIAAELGVKITVTSGPALERPGDVAAILTNLNERDVLFIDEIHRLPRIVEEILYPAMEDFRLDIIVGQGPSAKNIQIDLPKFTLVGATTRTGLITSPLRDRFGIAVRLDFYPAEELEQIIGRAAKLFGVTIDREASLELGKRSRGTPRIANRLLKRVRDVAQVRGSDKIDLAVTRTALKMLDVDERGFDTMDRKILKTIIEKFEGGPVGVETLSSALSEEKDTLEDVYEPYLIQCGFLNRTPRGRIATSLAYTHFGITPKNISQEELF
- the recR gene encoding recombination protein RecR encodes the protein MSPGPIDKLIHALGKLPGVGEKTATRLTFFLLRAPKQVTKDLSDALRELHDKARLCSLCNNVTEQDPCRVCSDHRRKKHQICVVAEPSDVVALEKTGSFRGNYHVLHGVLSPLEGIGPNELKIKELLVRLQDTQPKEIILATNANVEGDATALYLTKLLKPLGVRLTRLATGIPVGGELEYLDASTLCKAFEERREV